GGACCATCAACGTCTTTTTTCATAGCGAAACCGTTTTTGTCACTACCACCAGTGATTTTTAAAGTGTAGCCATCTAAACCAACGATTTGACCATCGAATTCCTCTCCGATTTTTAAACCGTTTAATTGTTTTCCATCATCAACTTCTAATTGATAACTTAATTCTTTTTCAGATACAACAATTTTAAATGCCAATAAAATTCCTCCTTTTATTTTTCGGAATTTAATCTTTCCTAATCTCTAGTATTTATTCTATAATCTTAATATATGTGAAATCATCATCAAATTATATTGTTAAATGAACTTTCCAGAATCTCATTGAAATATGAACTATGATTTAATCAATATTCAAAAAGACCGAATTTACCCCAATCCGGATCTCTTCTACGCTTGATTTCCAAGATTTCATCAAGGGCCATGAATTCATCTTCATTCAATTTGTCCTTAAACTCTCTTTCCAAAATCTTATAATGCTTTTCAGGAATGTCTACATATAATGTGTCTCCCTCTTCAAAGTCCTTTCCAGCTACAGCATCGTTGATAGCCATAGCAACCCTTTGACCTCTGGAGATTGCAGTCAATGTTTCACCCTTATCTTCCATACTGGCAATGGTACCTACATAGTCACCATTTGCACTCATTAAAGCATATCCTTGTTTAACGGTTCCTGCTTCAACTTCAATACCGCAAATTGCAGGTTTACTTTGCCTGAATATGAGTTTTGGAAGAATCATGAATTTAGCAGGTTTGATGATTGCATCAAGCCATTGCTTTTTCTGAGCTTCTTTTCTCTCTTGGACCCAAGCTTCATAATCTTCAGTGATCTGATAGATTACATCACCTTGGAAGAGCTTAACGCCAGAATTATTTAAATCGTCAAGAGCTTTTGGATGTACCTTTACATTAAATGCAATGATTACACCATGCTCAATGTTTTCATCCTTAGCAATGGATGCATCTATTACATCCCTTTTGTTTACATCACCTATTTCTGCAGACCTAATTGGAATTTCCATTTCCTTAAGCAAGTGAACAACCGCTTCAAGGGAACCTAAAGTGTCTGCCTTAACGAATAAACCTTCATCATCAGTATCAACGGTAATGTCCTCCAATTCCTTCAACAATTCCGCTTCAACATCCTCATCATCATTCAATACTCTAAGAGGAGAACCTGAAACAACATCGTCAAGATTTGGAGCAGCTATCTTGATACCTGCTGCTGCAACAACCTCATCAACCTTTTTGAATTTCTTCTTGGAATCTCTCATCTCTTCAAGAGGGAGAGGCCTTAAGATAGATCTGATTTTGGTTTTTACAACATTGTTTGCATCCATTAAAGCAATTTCATCACCATCACGGAGCACACCATCATAGATAATGCTATCAACGGTCACTCCAAGACCGGTTTCTTCCTTGACTTCCAATACAGTTCCTTTTGCAGGAGCGTCTTCATGGATTTCCAATTGTTCAGTTAAGTATTCCTGAGCAAGACCGAGCAACATTGCAATTAGCTCAATGATACCTTCACCTGATTTTGCACAGATTGGAATGATTGTAATTTGGCTTGCAAAGTCAGTGACTCTGTCAAATCTTTCAGACTGGAATCCTTCCTCATGCAATTTTCCAATGAGCTCATAGATTTTCAAATCCAAATCGGTTTGCACTCTTGGAGCTTGCTCCTTAAAGCTTTCCATAAAGGAAGCGCCTTCATGGATATCCCATCCAAAGATTCTGTCAATCTTATTTGCTACAACGATAAATGGAGTTTTATACATTTTCAATATATTGATTGCCTCATAGGTTTGAGGTTTGAAACCTTCGTTAATGTCAACAATTAAAATAGCCAAATCCGCTAAAGCTCCACCACGTTTACGAAGTGATGTAAATGCAGCATGCCCCGGAGTGTCTACAAAAAACAATCCGGGAATTGTATCCTTAATGGATAATCTGGCTATAAAATCGCCACATATTTCATTAATTGTATCTATTGGTATTTCAGTAGCTCCGATGTGCTGGGTAATACCTCCAGCTTCCCTATCAGCTACAGTACTTCCTCGGATATAATCCAAAAGGGTAGTTTTACCATGGTCTACATGACCTAAAACAGATACAATTGGGGATCTAATCTTCATATAACT
This window of the Methanobrevibacter ruminantium genome carries:
- a CDS encoding 30S ribosomal protein S6e, which gives rise to MAFKIVVSEKELSYQLEVDDGKQLNGLKIGEEFDGQIVGLDGYTLKITGGSDKNGFAMKKDVDGPRRIKSLLTGGVGYKPIGDGVKRRKTVRGNTISEDIVLINTVVTKAGSKSISDILNPEEEEAEE
- the infB gene encoding translation initiation factor IF-2, with product MKIRSPIVSVLGHVDHGKTTLLDYIRGSTVADREAGGITQHIGATEIPIDTINEICGDFIARLSIKDTIPGLFFVDTPGHAAFTSLRKRGGALADLAILIVDINEGFKPQTYEAINILKMYKTPFIVVANKIDRIFGWDIHEGASFMESFKEQAPRVQTDLDLKIYELIGKLHEEGFQSERFDRVTDFASQITIIPICAKSGEGIIELIAMLLGLAQEYLTEQLEIHEDAPAKGTVLEVKEETGLGVTVDSIIYDGVLRDGDEIALMDANNVVKTKIRSILRPLPLEEMRDSKKKFKKVDEVVAAAGIKIAAPNLDDVVSGSPLRVLNDDEDVEAELLKELEDITVDTDDEGLFVKADTLGSLEAVVHLLKEMEIPIRSAEIGDVNKRDVIDASIAKDENIEHGVIIAFNVKVHPKALDDLNNSGVKLFQGDVIYQITEDYEAWVQERKEAQKKQWLDAIIKPAKFMILPKLIFRQSKPAICGIEVEAGTVKQGYALMSANGDYVGTIASMEDKGETLTAISRGQRVAMAINDAVAGKDFEEGDTLYVDIPEKHYKILEREFKDKLNEDEFMALDEILEIKRRRDPDWGKFGLFEY